The Klebsiella sp. RHBSTW-00484 genome includes a window with the following:
- the sstT gene encoding serine/threonine transporter SstT — protein MATQSPRSTLLRRLAQGSLVKQILIGLVLGILLAMVSKPAAEAVGLLGTLFVGALKAVAPVLVLMLVMASIANHQQGQKTSIRPILFLYLLGTFAAALTAVLFSFVFPSTLHLNAAADSITPPSGIVEVLRGLLMSMVSNPIDALLNANYIGILVWAVGLGFALRHGNETTKNLINDMSHAVTFIVKVVIRFAPLGIFGLVASTLATTGFETLWGYAQLLLVLVGCMLLVALVINPLLVFWKIRRNPYPLVLTCLRESGVYAFFTRSSAANIPVNMALCEKLNLDRDTYSVSIPLGATINMAGAAITITVLTLAAVHTLGVPVDLPTALLLSVVASLCACGASGVAGGSLLLIPLACNMFGIPNDVAMQVVAVGFIIGVLQDSCETALNSSTDALFTAAACIAEDEQIAKNALRS, from the coding sequence ATGGCAACTCAATCACCCCGATCGACCCTGCTACGGCGACTGGCTCAGGGCAGTCTGGTCAAACAAATTTTAATCGGTCTGGTGCTCGGCATACTGCTGGCGATGGTTTCAAAGCCTGCCGCAGAGGCAGTCGGGCTGCTGGGCACGCTGTTCGTCGGCGCGCTAAAAGCCGTCGCGCCGGTGCTGGTATTAATGCTGGTGATGGCCTCCATCGCCAACCATCAGCAGGGGCAAAAAACCAGCATCCGCCCGATTCTGTTCCTCTACCTGCTGGGAACCTTTGCCGCCGCGTTAACCGCGGTGCTGTTTAGCTTTGTCTTTCCTTCAACGCTGCATCTGAACGCAGCGGCAGACAGTATTACTCCGCCGTCAGGTATCGTTGAAGTTCTGCGCGGGCTGCTGATGAGCATGGTTTCTAACCCGATTGACGCTCTGCTGAACGCTAACTATATCGGGATTCTGGTATGGGCTGTCGGTCTGGGATTTGCGCTGCGCCACGGTAACGAGACCACCAAAAATCTGATTAACGACATGTCCCACGCGGTAACTTTTATCGTGAAGGTAGTGATTCGCTTCGCACCGCTGGGTATCTTCGGTCTGGTGGCCTCAACGCTGGCAACCACTGGTTTTGAGACCCTGTGGGGCTACGCGCAACTGCTGCTGGTGCTGGTGGGCTGTATGCTGCTGGTAGCGCTGGTGATTAACCCGCTTCTGGTATTCTGGAAAATCCGCCGCAATCCGTATCCGCTGGTGCTGACCTGCCTGCGCGAAAGCGGCGTTTACGCCTTCTTCACCCGTAGCTCCGCCGCCAATATTCCGGTGAATATGGCGCTGTGCGAGAAGCTGAATCTGGACCGCGATACCTACTCAGTTTCTATCCCGCTGGGCGCGACCATCAATATGGCCGGGGCGGCGATTACCATCACCGTATTAACCCTCGCCGCTGTACACACTCTGGGAGTACCGGTGGATCTGCCGACTGCGCTGCTGCTTAGCGTCGTGGCATCGCTGTGCGCCTGTGGCGCTTCCGGCGTGGCGGGTGGTTCGCTGCTGCTGATCCCGCTGGCCTGTAATATGTTCGGTATTCCGAACGATGTTGCCATGCAGGTCGTTGCCGTCGGCTTTATCATCGGCGTATTGCAGGATTCTTGCGAAACCGCGTTGAACTCCTCAACCGATGCGCTGTTTACCGCCGCCGCTTGTATCGCCGAAGACGAGCAGATAGCGAAAAACGCTCTGCGTAGTTAA
- a CDS encoding TerC family protein has protein sequence MNTVGTPLLWGGFAVVVVIMLAIDLLLQGRRGAHSMTMKQAAGWSILWVTLSLLFNAVFWWYLVQTEGRAVADPQALAFLTGYLIEKALAVDNVFVWLMLFSYFAVPPALQRRVLVYGVLGAIVLRTIMIFAGSWLISQFEWLLYVFGAFLLFTGVKMALAKEDDSGIGDKPLVRWIRSHLRMTDKIDGEHFFLRKNGVLYATPLLLVLILVELSDVIFAVDSIPAIFAVTTDPFIVLTSNLFAILGLRAMYFLLAGVAERFSMLKYGLSVILVFIGIKMLIVDFFHIPIGISLGVVGGILVLTLIINAWVNKQHDKKKQLQ, from the coding sequence CGACCTATTGCTGCAAGGACGGCGTGGTGCACATAGCATGACCATGAAGCAAGCCGCTGGCTGGTCAATCCTCTGGGTTACCCTCTCACTTCTGTTTAACGCCGTTTTCTGGTGGTATCTGGTGCAAACCGAAGGTCGCGCCGTGGCCGACCCGCAAGCGCTGGCGTTCCTCACCGGTTATCTGATCGAAAAAGCGCTGGCCGTGGATAACGTTTTCGTCTGGCTGATGCTGTTTAGCTACTTCGCCGTTCCGCCTGCGCTTCAGCGTCGGGTGCTGGTCTATGGCGTACTTGGCGCGATCGTGCTGCGTACGATCATGATCTTTGCCGGTAGCTGGCTGATCTCCCAGTTCGAGTGGCTGTTGTACGTCTTCGGCGCATTCCTGCTGTTTACTGGTGTGAAAATGGCGCTGGCGAAAGAGGATGATTCAGGTATCGGCGATAAGCCGCTGGTGCGCTGGATACGCAGTCATCTGCGCATGACCGATAAAATTGACGGCGAACATTTCTTTCTCCGCAAAAACGGCGTGCTATACGCTACGCCGCTGCTGCTGGTGCTGATTCTGGTCGAGCTGAGCGACGTTATCTTTGCCGTTGACAGTATTCCGGCCATCTTCGCCGTCACCACCGATCCGTTTATCGTGCTGACCTCAAACCTGTTCGCGATTCTCGGCCTGCGCGCGATGTACTTCCTGTTGGCGGGCGTCGCAGAGCGCTTCTCGATGCTGAAATATGGCCTGTCGGTGATCCTGGTGTTTATCGGTATCAAGATGCTGATTGTCGATTTCTTCCATATTCCAATCGGTATCTCGCTTGGCGTGGTGGGCGGCATTCTGGTATTGACGCTGATCATCAATGCCTGGGTCAATAAGCAGCACGATAAGAAAAAACAGCTGCAATAA